The Cellulomonas fulva genome includes a window with the following:
- a CDS encoding LppX_LprAFG lipoprotein — MRVLTVVCLTTLAVTVLTGCGSGAGSAAPTSSIATPNASTTSSPTADPADEPTTEPTTASVQITADTIVDIVTSRMIEAGSVHFSMTNEMAGVELEGDMEYTGSTPNARLTVAGQNIRTLEMLMVDGVTYVNGGAMTQDKYVAYQEDDPENPFAGFGRDFDPSGTMTGLGDAISSVTARDETLTIDGALVRAYDVAIDTSLIEPDQLVAETRLPDSLVYTYWITDDGSLYRVEMEILGRRMTVSYSGWGQDIEIEAPASSEITDVSPF, encoded by the coding sequence ATGCGTGTCCTGACCGTCGTGTGCTTGACGACACTGGCCGTCACGGTGCTGACCGGGTGCGGTTCGGGTGCCGGGTCAGCGGCGCCGACGTCGTCGATCGCGACACCGAACGCGTCGACCACCTCGTCGCCCACGGCGGATCCGGCGGACGAGCCGACGACCGAGCCGACGACCGCGAGCGTCCAGATCACCGCCGACACCATCGTCGACATCGTCACGAGCCGGATGATCGAGGCCGGGAGCGTCCACTTCTCGATGACCAACGAGATGGCCGGAGTCGAGCTCGAGGGCGACATGGAGTACACCGGCTCGACGCCGAACGCGCGTCTCACCGTGGCGGGACAGAACATCCGGACGCTCGAGATGCTGATGGTCGACGGCGTCACCTACGTCAACGGCGGCGCCATGACGCAGGACAAGTACGTCGCGTACCAGGAGGACGACCCGGAGAACCCGTTCGCCGGGTTCGGTCGGGACTTCGACCCCTCGGGCACCATGACCGGCCTCGGCGACGCCATCTCCTCCGTGACCGCGCGCGACGAGACCCTCACCATCGACGGCGCTCTCGTCCGCGCCTACGACGTCGCGATCGACACGTCGCTGATCGAACCGGACCAGCTTGTCGCGGAGACGAGACTGCCGGACTCGCTCGTCTACACGTACTGGATCACCGACGACGGGTCGCTGTACCGGGTCGAGATGGAGATCCTCGGTCGGCGGATGACGGTGTCGTACTCGGG
- a CDS encoding threonine/serine ThrE exporter family protein, which produces MHPPQASYPDDDELDLIRRSGAALQVGRLSLSGGTGSYRVKASMARIARAMGVDRHEAHVTLTEITATSHRGRSFRTEVAEVRAVGVNADRLALVERMVTRFERRHDETGEPVPVAEVLDETAAIATKPPLYPALLNALWSALACAAFAFLNNGGVVEVGGVFVAAGLGQLVRRFLLHRGYNQFGVTMLAATTACFSYLALVTLLHELGAIETRHEAGYVSAVLFLIPGFALVTGALDLARLDFSAGVSRLTYALMILTSAALAVWAVSSIVGLQPDPPPKPDLDPAVLLALRLLASFVGVLGFALMFNSPWRMATLAAAVGMVANVGRLLLVDHGMVTQAAAACAALVVGVLAAYLAPRLDVPRVTVAVPAVVIMVPGVLAYRAIFYLSDGDTLQALVYGVQAGLVVIALSIGLAVARMLTDRTWGFDR; this is translated from the coding sequence GTGCACCCACCGCAGGCCAGCTACCCGGACGACGACGAGCTCGACCTCATCCGTCGGTCCGGCGCCGCCCTCCAGGTCGGCCGCCTCAGCCTGTCCGGCGGCACCGGCTCCTACCGCGTCAAGGCGTCGATGGCGCGGATCGCCCGGGCGATGGGCGTCGACCGGCACGAGGCGCACGTGACCCTCACGGAGATCACGGCGACGTCGCACCGCGGGCGGTCGTTCCGCACGGAGGTCGCGGAGGTGCGCGCGGTCGGGGTCAACGCGGACCGGCTGGCGCTCGTCGAGCGCATGGTCACCCGGTTCGAACGGCGGCACGACGAGACGGGCGAGCCGGTCCCCGTCGCGGAGGTGCTCGACGAGACCGCGGCGATCGCCACCAAGCCGCCGCTGTACCCGGCGCTGCTCAACGCGCTGTGGTCCGCCCTGGCCTGTGCCGCGTTCGCGTTCCTCAACAACGGGGGCGTGGTCGAGGTCGGCGGCGTGTTCGTCGCCGCGGGCCTGGGCCAGCTGGTGCGCCGATTCCTGCTGCACCGCGGCTACAACCAGTTCGGCGTCACGATGCTCGCGGCGACCACCGCGTGCTTCAGCTACCTCGCGCTGGTCACGCTGCTGCACGAGCTCGGCGCGATCGAGACGCGGCACGAGGCGGGCTACGTCTCCGCGGTGCTGTTCCTCATCCCCGGGTTCGCTCTGGTCACGGGCGCGCTCGACCTCGCGCGGCTCGACTTCTCCGCGGGCGTCTCCCGGCTCACCTACGCGCTCATGATCCTGACGTCCGCGGCGCTCGCGGTCTGGGCGGTCTCGAGCATCGTCGGCCTCCAGCCGGACCCGCCGCCCAAGCCGGACCTCGATCCGGCCGTGCTCCTGGCGCTGCGCCTGCTCGCGAGCTTCGTCGGCGTGCTCGGGTTCGCGCTGATGTTCAACAGCCCGTGGCGGATGGCCACGCTCGCGGCGGCGGTCGGCATGGTCGCCAACGTCGGTCGCCTGCTGCTCGTCGACCACGGGATGGTGACGCAGGCCGCGGCCGCGTGCGCCGCGCTCGTCGTCGGCGTCCTCGCCGCGTACCTGGCACCCCGGCTGGACGTCCCACGCGTGACCGTCGCCGTGCCCGCCGTCGTCATCATGGTCCCCGGCGTGCTGGCCTACCGCGCGATCTTCTACCTGTCCGACGGCGACACCCTGCAGGCGCTGGTCTACGGCGTGCAGGCAGGGCTCGTCGTGATCGCGCTGTCGATCGGGCTGGCCGTGGCCCGCATGCTCACCGACCGGACGTGGGGCTTCGACCGCTGA